Below is a genomic region from Granulicella sp. L56.
GCAACGCCGCCGCCCTTCGCCGCGCCCGAAACAGCAGCAGCCGAACGCTCATCGCGTTCAGCCCTGTCGACTCCGCAATCTCAGCATGACTCATTCCCTCGACGTACGCCAGCCACAACAGCTCCCGCTCCCTCGGCTTCAGCGCACGCATCGCCCGGCGCACATCCATCTGCAGATTCAGGTCGGGCGCGCTTGCATCCGGCAGAGGCTCCTCGTCCACCGCTTGCCATTCCTCATTTCTGCGCCACTGATCACGAAGCAGATTAGTCGCAATCCGAAACAGATACCGCCGCGCATGATCGTCTGCCATCGCCGCCGGCTGCCGCACCAGAAACCGGCAATAAGTCTCCTGCAACACATCATCGGCAACGTCCCTGCGCCCGGTCACGCCCGTCAGATAGGCCAGCAGGGGCCGCGCCGTCGCTTCGTACAGCGCCTGAAACTCCTCCTCGCCCATGGCGGCATCGTCCTCTTCGATCCATCGAAGCGGTGCCGCCAGCGTGTCGGTCTTTGAGAGGGTAGACATAGGCCTCGGCATCCAAACCTCGTTACACGCGCTCATCCCGCTTCAACAGGCCAAACGACTGCGACAGAAAATAAGTCGCCAACGACGCCAGCTCAAAGCCGATCCCAAGCGCAATCGCCAGCGTACCGAAGAAGCGGCACACCTGCGGCCCATCTCCATTGACCATCGAGTGCAGCGACACCAGCGCTATGCCCATGGCGATCAGGATGATCCCGGCGCGTACGCCGCTCAGAATACTCCGATGCGGAGCCGACCGCTCCGTCTGCTCCACCGCCAGCGAGTTCAAAAAGTTCCGCCCGGCTTCCGTATCAGCATAGGCAAGCACCGACTGGCTCGAATCGATCTTGTCCAGCAGCTTCATCTGCACATCCGATTGCAGCCGCGCGATCTTGTACCGGCGAATCGACGAGAGCACCACC
It encodes:
- a CDS encoding RNA polymerase sigma factor, producing the protein MSTLSKTDTLAAPLRWIEEDDAAMGEEEFQALYEATARPLLAYLTGVTGRRDVADDVLQETYCRFLVRQPAAMADDHARRYLFRIATNLLRDQWRRNEEWQAVDEEPLPDASAPDLNLQMDVRRAMRALKPRERELLWLAYVEGMSHAEIAESTGLNAMSVRLLLFRARRRAAALLRPEEEKA